One region of Demequina sp. TMPB413 genomic DNA includes:
- a CDS encoding histidinol-phosphate transaminase, with amino-acid sequence MTLPLRPELLGLTPYGAPQLDVAAMLNVNENPYAPPPSVVDAIAQAVRSAAETLNRYPDREFMALRADLAHYLANESHVDFLEPHNIWAANGSNEIMLHLHQAFAGPGRKVLSFAPTYSMYPEYSRDTVTDYVTLPRRDDFGLDIDAAVEAIATIQPTIVLVASPNNPTGTAVSLDDVRRLADACADVPGGSILVVDEAYAEFRRRGVPSAATLLPETPHLVVTRTMSKAFALAGGRLGYLAASREVVNALRIVRLPYHLSAITQAAARAALAHHRELQAQVDEIRAERDDTVDWLRAQGYTVPDTDANFVLFGPVPDRDAVFEGLLQRGVLIRVVGPEGWLRVSIGTAREMAMFRNGLLEVTT; translated from the coding sequence ATGACGTTGCCGCTTCGCCCAGAACTCCTGGGTCTCACGCCATATGGAGCCCCGCAGCTTGACGTTGCCGCCATGCTCAACGTCAATGAGAACCCTTATGCGCCACCGCCCAGCGTGGTCGACGCGATCGCGCAAGCCGTGCGCAGCGCGGCCGAGACCCTCAACCGCTACCCCGACCGCGAGTTCATGGCGCTACGCGCCGACCTTGCGCACTACCTGGCGAACGAGAGCCACGTCGACTTCCTCGAGCCCCACAACATCTGGGCGGCAAACGGCTCCAATGAGATCATGTTGCACTTGCACCAGGCGTTTGCCGGTCCAGGGCGCAAGGTGCTCAGCTTCGCGCCCACGTACTCGATGTACCCCGAGTACAGCCGCGACACCGTCACCGACTACGTGACCCTGCCGCGCCGCGACGATTTCGGCCTCGACATCGATGCCGCCGTCGAGGCGATCGCGACGATCCAGCCCACGATCGTGCTGGTGGCGAGCCCCAACAACCCCACGGGGACGGCCGTCAGCTTGGACGACGTCCGCCGCCTTGCCGACGCTTGTGCCGACGTTCCAGGCGGCAGCATCCTCGTGGTGGATGAGGCCTACGCGGAGTTCCGTCGCAGGGGCGTTCCGAGCGCGGCAACGCTGTTGCCGGAGACCCCTCACCTCGTGGTGACGCGGACGATGTCGAAGGCCTTCGCGCTCGCCGGCGGCAGGCTGGGCTACTTGGCCGCGAGCCGCGAGGTCGTCAATGCATTGCGCATCGTCCGCCTGCCCTATCACTTGAGCGCGATCACCCAGGCGGCAGCGCGCGCGGCCCTTGCTCACCACCGCGAGTTGCAGGCCCAGGTCGACGAGATTCGTGCCGAGCGTGACGACACGGTGGATTGGTTGCGCGCCCAGGGCTACACGGTTCCCGACACCGACGCCAACTTTGTTCTCTTTGGGCCGGTGCCTGACAGGGACGCGGTCTTTGAGGGTCTTCTTCAGCGCGGGGTATTGATCCGCGTGGTGGGCCCCGAGGGCTGGCTGCGGGTCTCGATCGGCACCGCGCGCGAGATGGCAATGTTCCGCAATGGACTCTTGGAGGTCACCACATGA
- a CDS encoding SseB family protein: MSDNEEQPLPDSLKEIPSSLFADDDGTADARLAQALIRFSRGKATLAEVVDALQYARVLVPVLADGEQRVMGKHGVEQDHVASAGVVAVHMPDGRAALPIFTDVDAMRTWNADARPVPAEGPRAALAAAAEGWNVMVLNPSMESVLIPRPAVWALGQGEQWRPAVMDDRVVEDVREAIIEAVPLDDEVRRIDATPGKRAEVAVVVMLVPGLQRNAVDDAVRRVHEALAASPVVADRVDSMELRLAPWSG, translated from the coding sequence GTGAGCGACAACGAAGAGCAACCCCTGCCGGATTCGCTCAAAGAGATTCCGTCATCGCTCTTCGCGGACGACGACGGCACGGCCGACGCTCGCTTGGCTCAAGCCCTGATTCGCTTCTCGCGGGGCAAGGCAACTCTTGCCGAGGTGGTGGACGCGCTGCAGTATGCGCGCGTATTGGTGCCGGTGCTGGCCGATGGCGAGCAGCGAGTGATGGGCAAGCACGGCGTCGAGCAGGATCACGTGGCGTCCGCGGGCGTAGTTGCGGTGCACATGCCGGATGGCAGGGCGGCGCTACCGATCTTCACCGACGTGGACGCGATGCGCACATGGAACGCCGATGCCCGCCCCGTCCCAGCAGAGGGACCTCGCGCCGCGCTGGCGGCCGCCGCCGAGGGCTGGAACGTGATGGTGCTGAACCCGTCCATGGAGTCCGTCCTGATCCCGCGGCCCGCGGTGTGGGCTCTTGGTCAGGGTGAGCAGTGGCGGCCGGCGGTGATGGACGACCGCGTGGTCGAGGACGTTCGCGAGGCCATCATCGAAGCAGTGCCCTTGGATGACGAGGTGCGCCGCATCGACGCGACACCAGGCAAGCGGGCCGAGGTGGCGGTGGTGGTGATGCTCGTGCCCGGCCTTCAGCGAAACGCCGTTGACGACGCTGTGCGCAGGGTCCACGAGGCGTTAGCGGCCTCTCCGGTGGTGGCGGACAGGGTGGACAGCATGGAGTTGCGGCTGGCGCCCTGGTCCGGCTGA
- a CDS encoding serine protease codes for MTRPGRAVVGLGTAFALTACGVIPAPPPALDANFIPDVVSPTIDPSAAASDGFSTEQHLAVRIRVETCEGWATGSGWILADNQVVTNRHVIEGGTRIEVTTYDGRDYPVISSQVAPVADLGLLTLDSVFTETAEYEISGATFLDPLTIIGYPSGSLLTVEEGHYLGTGLDEVGDTGELVWSLRGPVQPGSSGSAVFNPDGKVVAVVYAGDEFQTAIAWPVVWLDRLIKDPAGWEANPPAC; via the coding sequence GTGACTCGACCTGGACGGGCGGTCGTGGGGCTCGGCACCGCGTTCGCCCTGACCGCGTGCGGCGTGATTCCCGCACCGCCGCCAGCGCTCGATGCCAACTTCATCCCCGACGTCGTCTCCCCCACGATCGACCCCTCGGCGGCGGCATCGGACGGGTTCTCCACCGAGCAACACCTCGCCGTCCGCATCCGCGTCGAAACGTGCGAGGGCTGGGCGACGGGCTCCGGCTGGATCCTCGCCGACAACCAGGTGGTCACCAACCGGCACGTCATCGAAGGCGGCACGCGCATCGAGGTCACCACGTATGACGGGCGCGACTACCCGGTGATCTCATCGCAGGTGGCGCCCGTGGCGGACCTTGGCCTGCTGACGCTCGACAGCGTCTTCACCGAGACCGCCGAGTACGAGATCAGCGGCGCGACGTTCCTCGACCCTCTCACCATCATCGGGTACCCCTCTGGCTCCCTCCTCACCGTCGAGGAAGGCCACTACCTGGGCACAGGGCTCGACGAGGTGGGCGACACCGGGGAACTCGTGTGGTCGCTGCGCGGACCCGTCCAGCCTGGCAGCTCCGGCTCCGCGGTCTTCAACCCTGACGGCAAAGTGGTGGCCGTTGTCTACGCGGGCGACGAATTCCAGACGGCCATCGCGTGGCCCGTGGTGTGGCTCGACAGGCTGATCAAGGACCCCGCTGGCTGGGAAGCCAACCCGCCCGCCTGCTGA
- the priA gene encoding bifunctional 1-(5-phosphoribosyl)-5-((5-phosphoribosylamino)methylideneamino)imidazole-4-carboxamide isomerase/phosphoribosylanthranilate isomerase PriA yields MTDLPRLELLPAVDVADGQAVRLTQGAAGSETGYGDPLSAALDWVKGGAEWIHLVDLDAAFGRGSNAELLAEVVKAVDVKVEMSGGIRDDESLERAMATGCTRVNLGTAALENPEWTASAIDRYGDRVAVGLDVRGTTLAARGWTKDGGDLWEVLARLDAAGCSRYVVTDVNKDGMLNGPNLELLAQMCAATKAPVVASGGVSSLADIEAIRTLTPVGVEGAIVGKALYNGNFTLPQALKAAGRP; encoded by the coding sequence ATGACCGACCTGCCCCGCCTCGAACTCCTGCCAGCCGTCGACGTTGCCGACGGCCAGGCCGTGCGGCTCACTCAGGGCGCCGCTGGCTCCGAGACTGGTTACGGCGACCCGCTGAGCGCGGCGCTCGATTGGGTTAAGGGTGGAGCAGAGTGGATTCACTTGGTCGACCTCGACGCGGCGTTCGGCAGAGGGTCCAATGCAGAACTTCTCGCAGAGGTAGTCAAGGCCGTCGACGTCAAGGTCGAGATGAGCGGCGGCATCCGCGACGACGAGTCCTTGGAGCGCGCCATGGCGACCGGTTGCACCCGCGTCAACCTCGGCACCGCCGCCTTAGAAAACCCCGAATGGACGGCGTCGGCGATTGATCGGTACGGAGACAGGGTCGCCGTGGGCCTGGACGTGCGGGGCACCACCCTGGCCGCACGTGGTTGGACCAAGGACGGCGGCGACCTGTGGGAGGTGCTCGCACGGCTCGACGCCGCTGGCTGCTCCCGCTACGTGGTGACCGACGTCAACAAGGACGGCATGCTGAACGGGCCAAACCTTGAGTTGCTCGCGCAGATGTGCGCCGCCACCAAGGCCCCGGTGGTCGCGTCCGGCGGCGTGAGTTCACTCGCGGACATCGAGGCCATTCGCACGCTCACCCCAGTGGGGGTCGAGGGCGCGATTGTTGGCAAGGCGCTGTACAACGGCAACTTCACGCTGCCGCAGGCGCTCAAGGCCGCAGGCCGACCGTAG
- the hisH gene encoding imidazole glycerol phosphate synthase subunit HisH: protein MPTVTVLDYGFGNVRSAVRALEHVGADVTLTAARDAAENADGLLVPGVGAFAACMEGLRTVRGDQIVGRRLAGGRPVLGICVGMQIMFEQGVEHGDAAAGLDQWPGTVEQLRTTIVPNMGWAHVSPPAESRLFAGVADARFYFVHSYGVRDFPLGTSEDTGRFAPPLVTWSEAGEGDDADRFVAAVENGPLSATQFHPEKSGEAGLQLLRNWVATL, encoded by the coding sequence ATGCCTACGGTGACTGTGCTCGACTACGGCTTTGGCAACGTGCGATCCGCTGTACGCGCGCTCGAGCACGTGGGCGCGGACGTGACGCTGACGGCTGCCCGTGACGCCGCCGAGAATGCCGACGGACTGCTGGTGCCGGGCGTGGGCGCCTTTGCCGCATGCATGGAAGGGCTGCGCACGGTGCGCGGGGACCAGATCGTGGGGCGTCGCCTGGCAGGCGGGCGCCCGGTGCTCGGCATCTGCGTGGGCATGCAGATCATGTTTGAGCAAGGCGTGGAGCACGGAGACGCCGCCGCAGGCCTCGATCAGTGGCCGGGGACCGTGGAGCAATTGCGCACCACCATCGTTCCCAACATGGGGTGGGCCCACGTGTCTCCTCCTGCCGAGAGCCGGTTGTTCGCCGGCGTGGCGGACGCGCGCTTCTACTTTGTGCACTCGTATGGGGTGCGCGACTTTCCGTTGGGGACGTCCGAGGACACCGGCCGTTTCGCGCCGCCGCTCGTGACGTGGTCGGAGGCGGGGGAGGGCGACGACGCCGACCGCTTTGTGGCCGCCGTGGAGAATGGGCCGCTGAGTGCTACCCAGTTCCACCCCGAGAAGTCCGGCGAGGCAGGGCTGCAGTTGCTGCGCAACTGGGTGGCGACGCTCTAG
- a CDS encoding serine protease produces MTSRVAIAAACAAAVVLAGCAAIPDAPSPLPSDYVPSVSVEDVEKPGNLAPDGFSAAQRMTVRVRNVTCRDLQTGTGFAYDAHTLVTNRHVVENTRKLEVTTYDGRTISVTAASVAAVADLAVITTEEAMSAGAVLAQEDPIEGDAITVVGYPNGGKLTTVSGVVLGSTADPLGTALGQVLATTAPVQPGSSGSPVLNERGEVVGVIYAKNEAEQSFMVPVSMLRTLLDEEQLLVPQQQSCDNS; encoded by the coding sequence ATGACCTCGCGTGTTGCGATAGCTGCGGCCTGCGCCGCGGCGGTGGTGCTGGCAGGGTGCGCGGCCATTCCCGACGCCCCCAGCCCGCTGCCGTCCGACTACGTCCCCTCCGTGTCAGTCGAAGACGTCGAAAAGCCAGGAAACCTCGCGCCCGACGGCTTCAGCGCAGCCCAGCGCATGACCGTACGCGTCCGCAACGTCACCTGCAGGGACCTCCAGACCGGCACCGGCTTCGCCTACGACGCTCACACCCTGGTGACCAACCGCCACGTCGTCGAGAACACGCGCAAGTTGGAGGTCACCACCTACGATGGCCGCACCATCTCGGTCACGGCCGCATCAGTGGCGGCCGTCGCGGACCTCGCGGTCATCACCACCGAAGAAGCCATGAGCGCAGGCGCCGTCCTCGCTCAAGAGGACCCGATCGAGGGAGACGCCATCACCGTGGTCGGCTACCCCAACGGCGGCAAGCTCACCACCGTCTCCGGCGTGGTGCTCGGATCCACAGCAGACCCGCTTGGAACGGCGCTCGGCCAGGTGCTCGCCACCACCGCGCCCGTGCAGCCAGGCTCCTCCGGTTCACCCGTTCTGAACGAGCGCGGCGAGGTGGTGGGAGTGATCTACGCCAAGAACGAGGCGGAGCAGTCCTTCATGGTGCCGGTGTCGATGCTCCGCACCCTGCTCGACGAGGAGCAACTCCTGGTACCTCAGCAACAGTCCTGCGACAACTCCTAG
- a CDS encoding nitronate monooxygenase, with amino-acid sequence MTTDDAASLRAPSSPGTPLPTIIQGGMGAAVSSWRLASQVAQAGQLGVVSGIGLDMVLARRLQDGDAGGHMRRALAAFPVQAMAVRVLDEYFLPEGRAGAQPYAAVPKLEIDQTREAQELAVLGNFVEVWLAKEGHDGLVGVNYLEKVQMATPAAAYGAMLASVDFVLMGAGLPREIPRLLNQLATHGSVKFPVDVVGAEQGTYSVSLDPVDLLGTQLPPLTRPRFLAIVSAHVLAEYLARDEGIRPDGFVVEGPRAGGHNAPPRGKVVLDEAGEPQFGPRDYADLDKVAATGMPFWLAGTYGTPEGLVAAKAAGAVGVQVGTLFALSSDAGFAPEIRDELVAQVAAGTLAVSTDLRASPTGFPFKVASLEGSMSDADVVAARPRLCDLGFLGVPVIRDNGALGYRCPAEPERPFARKGGKPEDTAGRLCLCNGLMANVGLGQTRATGYVERPLITLGADLDGPRRLAEQYPAGWTAHEALDWLLGTVAPAA; translated from the coding sequence ATGACGACCGACGACGCGGCATCATTGCGGGCTCCATCGAGCCCAGGAACGCCACTACCGACCATCATCCAAGGCGGCATGGGGGCGGCCGTATCCTCGTGGCGCCTTGCCTCCCAAGTAGCCCAGGCGGGTCAACTGGGCGTCGTGTCAGGCATCGGCCTCGACATGGTGCTTGCTCGACGGCTCCAAGACGGCGACGCTGGCGGGCATATGCGTCGCGCTCTCGCCGCCTTCCCCGTGCAGGCCATGGCCGTGCGGGTCTTGGACGAGTATTTCCTGCCAGAGGGCCGCGCCGGCGCGCAGCCGTACGCCGCGGTGCCCAAGCTCGAGATCGACCAGACCCGCGAGGCACAAGAGCTCGCCGTGCTCGGCAACTTTGTCGAGGTATGGCTGGCCAAGGAAGGCCACGACGGCCTCGTGGGGGTGAACTACCTCGAAAAGGTCCAGATGGCGACGCCTGCGGCCGCCTATGGTGCAATGCTCGCCAGCGTCGACTTCGTCCTCATGGGAGCCGGGCTTCCCCGCGAGATTCCTCGCCTGCTCAACCAGCTCGCCACCCACGGCTCGGTGAAGTTCCCCGTTGACGTGGTCGGGGCTGAGCAAGGCACCTACTCGGTCTCGCTCGACCCTGTCGACCTCCTCGGCACCCAGTTGCCGCCCCTCACCCGACCTCGCTTTCTTGCGATCGTGTCCGCGCACGTGCTGGCTGAGTACCTTGCCCGCGACGAGGGCATTCGCCCGGATGGCTTCGTGGTCGAGGGGCCGCGTGCCGGCGGGCACAACGCGCCCCCGCGCGGCAAAGTCGTGCTCGATGAAGCTGGCGAGCCGCAGTTCGGACCCCGCGACTACGCGGACCTCGACAAGGTCGCCGCGACTGGAATGCCCTTCTGGCTCGCTGGCACTTACGGCACTCCAGAGGGCCTCGTCGCGGCCAAGGCCGCTGGCGCCGTCGGAGTACAGGTGGGCACCCTGTTCGCGCTGAGCAGCGATGCGGGTTTCGCGCCCGAGATCCGGGATGAGCTTGTCGCGCAGGTGGCCGCCGGCACGCTCGCCGTGTCGACCGACCTGCGCGCTTCGCCAACGGGCTTTCCCTTCAAGGTCGCCTCGCTGGAGGGCTCCATGTCGGACGCCGACGTGGTGGCGGCCCGGCCGCGCCTGTGCGATCTCGGCTTCTTGGGTGTCCCCGTCATCCGCGACAACGGCGCACTCGGCTATCGCTGTCCCGCCGAACCCGAGCGTCCCTTCGCCCGCAAGGGGGGAAAGCCGGAGGACACCGCAGGCCGCCTGTGCCTGTGCAACGGCCTGATGGCCAACGTCGGCTTGGGGCAGACGCGGGCGACCGGCTACGTCGAAAGGCCGCTGATTACCCTGGGAGCCGACCTGGACGGGCCGCGCAGGCTTGCCGAGCAGTATCCGGCCGGGTGGACGGCACACGAGGCCCTCGACTGGCTACTCGGGACCGTCGCCCCCGCGGCCTAG
- the hisB gene encoding imidazoleglycerol-phosphate dehydratase HisB has product MTSTASSDTTPARTGRIERATSESSVLVELDLDGSGVTEISTGVPFYDHMLTALGKHSLMDLRVQATGDVHIDSHHTVEDVAICIGEALKQALGDKAGISRFGDAMVPLDEALAQCVVDVSGRPYFVHTGEPAGQATHLIGGNFAGSLTAHALESIAHHAGICVHMRVLAGRDPHHIVEAQFKALARALRAAVAADARVKGIPSTKGAL; this is encoded by the coding sequence ATGACCAGCACCGCATCGAGCGACACGACCCCCGCACGCACCGGGCGCATCGAGAGGGCCACGAGCGAGTCGAGCGTGCTCGTCGAGCTCGACCTCGACGGCTCTGGGGTCACCGAGATCAGCACCGGCGTTCCGTTCTACGACCACATGCTGACGGCACTCGGCAAGCACTCGCTCATGGACTTGCGGGTTCAAGCCACCGGTGACGTCCACATCGACAGTCACCACACTGTGGAAGACGTGGCGATCTGCATCGGCGAGGCCTTGAAGCAAGCATTGGGCGACAAGGCTGGTATTTCCCGCTTTGGCGACGCCATGGTGCCGCTTGACGAGGCCCTCGCTCAATGCGTCGTCGACGTGTCTGGCCGTCCCTACTTTGTGCACACGGGCGAGCCAGCCGGCCAGGCAACTCACCTCATCGGCGGCAACTTCGCAGGCTCGCTCACAGCGCACGCCCTCGAATCCATCGCGCACCACGCAGGGATCTGCGTGCACATGCGCGTGCTCGCTGGCAGGGACCCTCACCACATCGTGGAGGCACAGTTCAAGGCGCTTGCCCGCGCGCTGCGTGCGGCGGTTGCGGCGGACGCCAGGGTGAAGGGGATCCCCTCGACCAAGGGGGCGCTGTGA
- the hisD gene encoding histidinol dehydrogenase has translation MLRRIDLRGQELSTRELLAVVPRAEIDIDAALATVLPILADVRERGEAALREYGERFDGGSPENLRVAPDQIAAALDTLDPAVLDGLNEAITRVRAFHEATVPPPVAVDLAPGARVSQRWVPVSRVGLYVPGGLAVYPSSVVMNVVAAQAAGVTEIAVTTPPQRAFGGAPHPTILAACALLGVSEVYAVGGAQAIAMLAYGAEATAGGTLCDPVDVITGPGNVYVAAAKRAVNGTVGIDSEAGPTEIAVIADDAADPTFIAYDLLSQAEHDPMAGSVLITDSESLAQAVDERLTNIVGSTRHDVRAKEALNGIQSAVILTGNLDQSIAVADAYGAEHLEIHTRDAAAVAGRIRNAGAIFVGPHSPVPLGDYLAGSNHVLPTGGTSRFASGLNVTSFLRAVSVIEYDADALAAVGDKVIALANAEDLPAHGEAIAARLDRRG, from the coding sequence GTGTTGAGGCGCATCGACCTTCGCGGTCAAGAACTGTCCACCAGGGAACTCTTGGCAGTGGTGCCGCGTGCCGAGATCGACATCGACGCTGCGCTTGCCACGGTGCTGCCGATCCTCGCCGACGTGCGGGAACGCGGCGAGGCCGCCTTGCGGGAGTACGGCGAACGCTTTGACGGCGGCAGCCCCGAGAACCTGAGGGTCGCGCCCGACCAGATCGCGGCCGCGCTCGACACGCTCGATCCCGCGGTGCTTGACGGCTTGAACGAGGCGATCACCAGGGTGCGCGCGTTCCACGAGGCGACGGTTCCGCCGCCCGTGGCTGTGGACCTCGCTCCGGGGGCCCGAGTCAGCCAGCGGTGGGTTCCCGTGAGCCGCGTGGGCCTCTACGTTCCCGGCGGGCTGGCGGTGTACCCGAGCTCTGTCGTGATGAACGTGGTGGCGGCGCAGGCCGCCGGAGTTACCGAGATCGCCGTGACGACGCCGCCGCAGCGGGCCTTCGGCGGAGCGCCGCACCCGACCATCCTGGCCGCGTGCGCGCTCTTGGGCGTCAGCGAGGTGTACGCCGTGGGCGGCGCTCAGGCCATCGCGATGCTCGCCTATGGCGCCGAGGCGACCGCTGGTGGCACCCTGTGCGACCCGGTCGATGTCATCACCGGGCCTGGCAACGTCTACGTGGCGGCCGCCAAGCGCGCAGTCAACGGCACCGTGGGCATCGATTCGGAGGCCGGTCCCACGGAGATCGCCGTGATTGCCGACGACGCTGCCGACCCGACCTTCATCGCTTACGATCTCTTGAGCCAGGCAGAGCACGACCCCATGGCGGGTTCGGTGCTCATCACCGATAGTGAGTCGCTGGCTCAGGCCGTCGACGAACGCCTCACCAACATCGTCGGCAGTACCAGGCACGACGTTCGGGCGAAGGAAGCGTTGAACGGCATCCAGAGCGCCGTCATCCTCACGGGAAATCTGGACCAGTCGATTGCGGTGGCCGACGCTTACGGCGCCGAGCACCTTGAGATCCACACGCGCGATGCCGCCGCCGTGGCCGGTCGCATTAGGAACGCAGGCGCGATCTTCGTGGGTCCTCACAGCCCCGTGCCGCTGGGGGACTACTTGGCCGGCTCGAACCACGTGCTGCCCACCGGCGGCACCTCGCGGTTTGCGAGCGGCCTGAACGTCACGAGTTTTCTGCGCGCCGTGTCCGTGATCGAGTACGACGCGGACGCCCTGGCGGCGGTAGGCGACAAGGTGATTGCGCTCGCCAACGCGGAGGACCTCCCGGCCCACGGCGAGGCCATCGCGGCCAGGCTCGATCGTCGCGGCTGA